The Zalophus californianus isolate mZalCal1 chromosome X, mZalCal1.pri.v2, whole genome shotgun sequence genome window below encodes:
- the LOC113931045 gene encoding uncharacterized protein LOC113931045 isoform X2: MNQVFKEVDLRKGRRHIAPRREGGRSRLAAAGLCFRTPQLCASPVPEPLASQLQFRTPASAGAAESFEGVGTASDEHAGRHENWTRGELTRLEKRWVQTQTMVSSSEAKGSTFPLHPPWQQPRCAAGTPGGCPPLPQSLGKVQRGLPLPETHTPRCPSTSMLALTSLSLGSLGTYK, from the exons ATGAACCAGG TTTTTAAGGAAGTGGATctcaggaaggggaggaggcacATCGCGCCGCGGAGAG AAGGTGGACGGAGCCGTCTGGCCGCCGCGGGCCTGTGCTTCCGCACTCCCCAGCTCTGCGCGTCGCCTGTCCCCGAGCCCCTCGCCTCCCAACTGCAATTCCGCACTCCCGCGAGCGCTGGGGCTGCGGAATCGTTTGAGGGAGTTGGAACTGCATCAGATGAGCACGCCGGGAG ACACGAAAATTGGACACGTGGAGAATTAACCCGGCTGGAGAAGCGCTGGGTGCAGACTCAGACAATGGTTTCCAGCAGCGAAGCTAAAGGCAGCACCTTCCCACTTCACCCCCCGTGGCAGCAGCCTCGGTGCGCAGCAGGAACACCCGGTGGTTGCCCACCCCTCCCTCAGAGCCTAGGAAAGGTCCAGCGTGGATTGCCCCTTCCCGAGACACACACCCCTAGGTGCCCCTCGACCAGCATGCTGGCTCTGACATCATTGTCCCTGGGGTCTTTGGGGACTTACAAATAA